The Rosa chinensis cultivar Old Blush chromosome 7, RchiOBHm-V2, whole genome shotgun sequence DNA segment TTAATCTTGATTTTGTTAAGGCATCTTGATCCACCATTGTACCATCCGGTAGATAATGCCACAACTGGAGTGTTGTCATTGTGGTACTTGCCATCACATTCGGATGGTCCTCCTCCGTCACCGCCTGCCTCAAAGCTGTTGAGAGTGAGGTATGCCTGGGTGTTACCCGACATTGGTGGTGAGCATGTGTATGTTGGGTACATTTTTCCAGCTTTGCAGCAGTCAGAGTCGTCCTCCTTGTTACATTGTCCAGGAGGGGGCTTCTTTCCTCTAATCCTTCCGCTTGGACGACATTGCTGTGCTTCACTAACCAAGCAAATTGCTAAAAGGAGAATGATTAGAATAGACCCTTTTGTGAAGAAGCAAGTCATTTTCTATATGTTTGCCTTTGCCTCTGTTTATCTCTCTGCTTGTAGATTGTGTGGGATGCTTAATGCATGAAAGCAAAGATAGGTTTATATAGCTTGAAAGTACTAGAAGATAACAATCAAAAGTTCAGCATATCATTTGCTACGCAGTTACAGTGACACTGCATCAACGTAACGAAGACCCCAATTGTAAATATGTTGTAAAACAATGTGTCAGGTTCTACTAATTAAGGCTACAATGGTGTCCTCACCTTTTGTTTCTTAAGAATTAATTCGTATAGATGGTGAGGTTTAGCATCAGGACTGTTACATCTTTTGATTGTTCTTATGGACTGTTGTGAAATTCTGTACTTAACAAAACATTgctattgttttgttttcaccTAAATGTGACATCTGCTTTGTTTTCCTTCTATATTGTCGTCTCATTGCACTTTCTTCTATCTAAACATAGTTGAAACAAATGCCTTGTTATAGTTTTTGTTGACTTATTCCTTGTCCCACTTGGCCTTCCAGTCAGTCAATTCCTTTTGAGGGTCTTTGGAGATATGGTGTGTGGTTTTTTCACTTGATCGAAAATCTGGTATTGCTGAGGTTCCTATTCACATTAGACATTTCCAACCAACTATTGCTTGCAGCTAACAGCATCTCACTTCATAGGAATGATTTTGATCACTTGAATTTATATCGGCGgtaatgtttggctccaaaaccagctggtgtgcaaacagtctcttttgggcgagtggttgcgcaggcttgccagcaccgcggggtgcagtcgttggggtagtcccgtgacctgacttcttcttcaagcgctgtggacgaggagagcaccaacctcgtcacagggttcttttcttgccttccggagaaggacttcttgccttccggagaaggacttcttgccttacgcgggtaagggctttggttgtggtctctttgcgttcactgaatcgatactcaacttgaaagccgagcagagcaatcactgggaagtttgagaggAACACGGGTTCGCTAAAGCGTGAccttagcttcgctgggtgcgagggcgttacccttgcttcgctggaagtaacagtggcggttgtgctcgcagtcggctcctggggagactgggactggaagtacggtcgccgggttgaactggtgaggctgacagtcggctcgcgaggagactaggactggcggacggtcaccgggtttcaacgaggttgggggtttgctccggggaggctttgtaatcgctgggattgattgatttgagagagatcGGTCCCTttctgtatcgtctttagcctctatatataggctattgcagattcattgtccaaataggaatgaaatactatattttaggccacagttattggccttgaatcaaatcaaaactcttaatagttttgatatctattgtaagcgataattaatgttatccgcctctgtcgccgctagaatgtaggcaagTATCGGCCAGAGAAACATTTTGCCTTTTAGAATCCTAGACGTGATCGCTGGATGCGAGCAGTAGGATACGCACGTATTAAGTGCAAATATATCTTCGCGCCCTTCTGAGCGCTCAAATCTTCATGCAATTAATGATGATATCTCCTTATGAGATACGAGATAAGCAGCATCACGACCCAAGTCCATGTAATCCcattttgggccgcaagtatcggcccactggctcagacccactaaaggattttgccaaaCTTACTTTTgagctcaaacattgccccccaggccctgAAATCAGGCCTGCTAAAAtgcaactgattgaaggggacttagaaagaagcgtcggtcgcttgaaacgatgccaTTAATAAGGGTCGCGTCCCCTCATTTGTGAAACGCTttctgtcgcatcgtttccctcacaaaattctttatttaaactcACAGCCGCACTCATCTCTGCTCCATCTTCTTTGCAAACgatccagaaatggctccccctaagAAAATTGTCGtcgatcaggaagaagaattgaacGAAATGGCTGCTCGGACCTGGGGCACCAGTATCGGGGCTCGCATTCATCTAGAGACCACTATTCACCAACCCCTACTCCTTCGTTTTTCCAATCTCCACACCGGATTAGGCCCAGCACCGCAAGGTGTTATCCCAAATGATGCCATCGCTATGTACGGTCTTCCTGTCCGACGGCCCATtctagtcctccgaaggactcccggAGACTTTAGCGGTTGGGGTGTCCAAAACCATCGAGCCAAGATAGGGAATTGGCCATCCTCCATTAGCGCGCAGGAAACCTCTTGGTATCGCGAGGCGCGGGCGCGAGATCTAGGTCGTTGGAATGCTGCGGGTATCACCCATGCTATTGATTTGTGCTTCCACCTTCCTCG contains these protein-coding regions:
- the LOC112175317 gene encoding putative ripening-related protein 1 translates to MTCFFTKGSILIILLLAICLVSEAQQCRPSGRIRGKKPPPGQCNKEDDSDCCKAGKMYPTYTCSPPMSGNTQAYLTLNSFEAGGDGGGPSECDGKYHNDNTPVVALSTGWYNGGSRCLNKIKINGNGRSVVAMVVDECDSTEGCDADHDYQPPCPNNIVDASKAVWKALGVSEDNWGGLDITWSDA